ACCGGCTGTCGCGACGGCTCGGACCCCGACCTCACCGTCGTCCACGGCATCGAACTCCGCGTCGAAGCCCCCGAGGAACGCGTCGACCTCCTCGGCTACGGCGTCACCCGAACCCCCGAACTAGAAGCCGAAATCGAACGCCTCCAAGCGGACCGCCGAACGCGCGGCCGCCGCATCATCCGGAACGTCGAATCCTGCCTCGACATCGACCTCGACCTCGAAGCCCGCGACGGAATCGGCCGCCCCCACGTCGCCCGCGCCGTCGTCGCTCACCCCGACACCGCGTACACGGAAATCGGGCAGGTCTTCGACGACCTCATCGGCGACGGCGGCCCCTGCTTCGTCGCTCGCGACGTCCCCGACTTCGAGCGCGGCCGAGAACTCCTCGCCGACGCCTGCGGCCTCGTCGGCCTCGCCCACCCCCTCCGCTACGACGACCCCGAATCCGCCCTCGAGCTCACCGCCGACCTCGACGCCGTCGAACGCTTCTACCCCTACGACCGCCCCGTCGGCAACGCCCCGACCGACGACGGCACCGACCTCGTCGACGCCGCCATCGACGCCTACGACCTCCTCCCCACCGGCGGCAGCGACGCCCACGCCACCACCCTCGGCAAAGCCGGCCTCACCGAATCCCAGTACGAGGCCGTCGCACGCCGCCTCTGACCCGCGACACCGCCCGTAACCGCCGCGGCCGCCAACCTCATACCCGCCCATCCCTAATCATCCCTCATGCGGTGTCACTACTGCGACTCCAACGCCGACCTCTCCGTCGAGAAGGACGGCGTCCGCGTCGCACTCTGTGAAGACCACTTCCAGGACCGCCTGGACGAACTGGCCGACTCCGACGCGCTCGCCGAACTCCGAGAGCAACTCGACATCGACCGAGCCTGACGAGTCACCCCCTCCAACCACCCCGCCGCGACGCACCCGTGGCCCGCGGCCCGGCATCCCCACCACGCTTTAAGTCGTTCCCGCGACATCGCGGGAATCTCCGATTCCCGCTATTCAGCCAGAAGTCTTCGACTTCTGGCGATAAGCAGTAGATACGAAGCACTTCTCAGCACCCTACGCCGCGTAGCCACTGCTCCGCGTTGCCCCTCCCCCGACGTTCCTTTAAGTCATTCCCGCGATAAGCAATAGATACGAGCGAGGTGCGGCGCGAGTTCTGCGCCGGCACACTACTCCCACAGAGCCGACCGGCCGTCGACGGCACTCATTCGTTTAAGTCGTTCCCGCGATAAGAAGTAGATACGAAGCACTTCTCGGCACACTACGCCGCGTAGCCGCTGCTCCGCGTTGTCGTCTCCTCATTCGTTTAAGTCGTTCCCGCGATAAGCAGTAGATACGAAGCACTTCTCAGCACACTACGCCGCGTAGCGACGCGTACCCTCGCGGCTTCG
This sequence is a window from Halocalculus aciditolerans. Protein-coding genes within it:
- a CDS encoding PHP domain-containing protein encodes the protein MVYADLHAHTTNSDGELTLDTLPDAARAADVSVVAITDHDRLHPDLHDPVTELDDLTGCRDGSDPDLTVVHGIELRVEAPEERVDLLGYGVTRTPELEAEIERLQADRRTRGRRIIRNVESCLDIDLDLEARDGIGRPHVARAVVAHPDTAYTEIGQVFDDLIGDGGPCFVARDVPDFERGRELLADACGLVGLAHPLRYDDPESALELTADLDAVERFYPYDRPVGNAPTDDGTDLVDAAIDAYDLLPTGGSDAHATTLGKAGLTESQYEAVARRL
- a CDS encoding DUF6757 family protein, yielding MRCHYCDSNADLSVEKDGVRVALCEDHFQDRLDELADSDALAELREQLDIDRA